The DNA region AGGCTGGTCCGAGTTCTTCACGTTCAACAGAGACAGGCTCTCGCAGGAGGGCTCGCTGCTCTACCTGGTGTTCGACTACCTGCGCGTCCAAGCCCAGCACGGCTCGGTCGGACTTTTGCCCGCGGAGAAAGCGAACGCGATCTCCCTCGTGGCCTTCGTGCTCTGTTGCGCCGCCATCGCGGCGGTGAGCCGCACGGCGCGCGCGAAGCCGACGCTGGAGCAGCTGGTCTTCCTGACGGTCACGGCGTTCCTGCTCACGAGCAAGGTGTGGAGCTCGCAGTACTCGCTCTGGCTGGTGCCGCTCGCCGTGCTCGCCTTCCCGCGCCTCTGGGCGCTCGCGGGCTGGATGTTCCTGGAGCTCTTGAACTGGCTGACCAGGCAGTGGTGGTTCTATGAGAGCTTCTCCGGCGGCGGCGACCCCACGGTGGAACGGGTGTATTTCCTGTTGCTCGTCCTGCGCGACGGGGCGCTGGTCGCGATCTGCGCCGCCCTCGTGCGGTCGCTCTACCGCGGGGAGCGCGCCCCTGCCCCCTGCGCGTCGCCCACAGCCGAGCCGGCTCGCTGAGTTGTGCAATCCGCCTGCTCTCGTTTAGACTTCCCCACCGAACATATGAGATTCTCCTGACCCGGCCATCCCTTGGTTTCTTTTGTCCGGCTGGGTTCGTTTAGACCGTAGGAGGTGATGGGGTTTCATGCGTCAATACGAGCTCATGCTCATCCTCGACCCGAACATCGATGAGCGCACCGTCGCCCCGGCGGTGGACAAGCTGCTCGGCGTGGTCCGCGAGGAAGGCGGCAGCGTCGAGAAGGTCGACGTCTGGGGCCGTCGTCGGCTCGCGTACGAGATCGCCAAGCGCGGCGAAGGCATTTACGCCGTCGTGGACCTCAAGGCCCAGTCTTCGACCGTCTCCGAGTTGGACCGCCAGCTGCGGATCAACGAGACCGTCCTGCGCGCCAAAGTGCTCCGCAAAGACAAGTAAATCCCCAGGAGGGCGATATGGCAGGCGACACCGTCATTACCGTGGTCGGCAACTTGACGGCCGACCCGGAGCTGCGGTTCACTCCGACCGGCGCGGCCGTCGCGAACTTCACCGTCGCGTCGACGCCGAGGATGTTCGACCGCCAGACCAACGAGTGGAAGGACGGCGAAGCGCTGTTCTTGCGCTGCAACATTTGGCGCGAGGCCGCGGAGAACGTGGCCGAGTCGCTCACCCGAGGCTCTCGCGTCATCGTCACCGGCAGGCTCAAGCAGCGTTCCTACGAGACCCGCGAGGGCGAGAAACGCACTGTCGTCGAGCTCGAGGTCGATGAGATCGGCCCGTCGTTGCGGTACTCCACCGCGAAGGTGAACCGGGCGGCGCGAGGCGGCAGCAGCGGTGGCGGCGGCGGGCGCTCCGGCGGCTACGGCGACGACCCGTGGGCCTCGGCCCCGGCCGGGGACGACTTCCCCTCCTCCTCTTCCCGTTCCGGTTCCGGCGACGACGAACCGCCGTTCTGACATTGATCCAAGGAGCATGACATGCAGTTGATTTTGACGAAGAAAGTGGCCGGTCTCGGCGGTGCTGGCGACCTCGTGGAGGTCAAGGAGGGCTACGCCCGCAACTTCCTCCTGCCCCGCAAGCTGGCCATCACCGGCACCGCTTCCGCGCAGAAGCAGGCCGAGAACATCAGAACTGCCGCAGCGCAGCGCGAAGCCAGGGCGCATGACCGCGCCGAGGAGCTCAAAGCCAAGCTCGCCGAGGTCGGCAAGGTGGCTGTGCCCGCCCGCGCCGGCAACACCGGAAAGCTGTTCGGTTCGGTGACCCCGGCGCAGGTCGCGGCAGCGATCTCGAACGCGGCTGGCTCGCAGGTGGACGCTGGCGATGTGCGGCTCGCCGCGCACCAGATCCGCTCGCTCGGCCAGTACGAGATCGAAGTGGACCTTGGAGCCGGACTGACCTCCAAGGTCAAGCTGGACATCGTCGCCGCGCAGTAACACTTCTGGCACGACGCGTCGAGCGGCTCGCGACATGCGGGCCGCTCGACGCGTTGTCAGGCTCCTGCCGACCGGAGACGACGGTCCCGCTCGTGGTTCCTCGTCGTGGCCGAACCGCTCACGGCGCTTGGAAGCGTCTTTCGCTGAACCGCAGGACCGGGCGGTAGCCGAGTTTTCGGTAGATCGAATTCGGCCTCGGGCTGGTCTCGTCGGTGAACAGCACCACGCGTGCGGCCCTGCCCGTCTCAAGCGCCCATGCGGTCGCCGCGCCCGCGACAGCGATGCCGTACCCGTTGCCTCGGACGTCCTCCGGCGCGAACACCGGCCCGACACGGGAAACCCCCGCGACCGGTCGCCGCACGCCCGCGAACGCGACCGGCCTCCCCTTGTCCTCCCAAATGACGAAGACGCAGTCCGACCCGCGCAGGTTCGAGCCCAGGACCCGCCGCATCGTCTCGGGCGAGCCATGCCTGCCGTAGTCCTCGGCCTCGTAGTCGAGAGTCCATCCGACCAGCAGGTCGAGGTCCGCGGCCGTCGCGAGCCGCGCGGCTCCTGGCACGGCGGGCGGGGTGTGCTCGCCGAGTTCGTGCAGCACGTTGTGGCGCGGCGGCAGCGCCACGGCGCCCACTGTTGCGCACCACGCATCGGCGAAGGCGTCCGCGACCTGCTCCGGGCCGTCCACGGCGACGAGCGCCGGGTCCGCCTCGGCGTAGGCCGCGACGACCGCGTCCACACAGCTCCGCGGCAGCGCGGAGAGCCGGAGCGGATCGTCCCGGCTGATCTGCAGCATCGCCCCGGCCAACGTCCCGTGCGGCCATGCCGTCAACAACAGGTACGGGGCGCCGCCCTGGGACAGGTAGGCGGACAAAGCGCTGAGCGTGAATGTGTTGCGGACGGCGTCCTTCTCGTAGAGCTCTCGCGTCAGTTCCCAGAAATCCGCCACCCTGCCATGCGCCCGAACGACCACCCCTGGATCATGCCCCCGGCGTTCCGCGGCGTCAATCTCCGCTGTTGCGCACAGGTTTTTGCCATGCGTCCGCCTGGCTCGGAAACTTCCGGCGCCCTTTGTCTTCCATCGAGATGGCCAAACGCTGTACTCCAGATCACAACACGCCGACGGGCGCATTCTCGCGACACGCCGATACTTTTTTCATCCACAGCCTTTATTGTTTCTTAACATGCCCTG from Segniliparus rotundus DSM 44985 includes:
- the rpsF gene encoding 30S ribosomal protein S6, which gives rise to MRQYELMLILDPNIDERTVAPAVDKLLGVVREEGGSVEKVDVWGRRRLAYEIAKRGEGIYAVVDLKAQSSTVSELDRQLRINETVLRAKVLRKDK
- a CDS encoding single-stranded DNA-binding protein gives rise to the protein MAGDTVITVVGNLTADPELRFTPTGAAVANFTVASTPRMFDRQTNEWKDGEALFLRCNIWREAAENVAESLTRGSRVIVTGRLKQRSYETREGEKRTVVELEVDEIGPSLRYSTAKVNRAARGGSSGGGGGRSGGYGDDPWASAPAGDDFPSSSSRSGSGDDEPPF
- the rplI gene encoding 50S ribosomal protein L9, translating into MQLILTKKVAGLGGAGDLVEVKEGYARNFLLPRKLAITGTASAQKQAENIRTAAAQREARAHDRAEELKAKLAEVGKVAVPARAGNTGKLFGSVTPAQVAAAISNAAGSQVDAGDVRLAAHQIRSLGQYEIEVDLGAGLTSKVKLDIVAAQ
- a CDS encoding GNAT family N-acetyltransferase, giving the protein MVVRAHGRVADFWELTRELYEKDAVRNTFTLSALSAYLSQGGAPYLLLTAWPHGTLAGAMLQISRDDPLRLSALPRSCVDAVVAAYAEADPALVAVDGPEQVADAFADAWCATVGAVALPPRHNVLHELGEHTPPAVPGAARLATAADLDLLVGWTLDYEAEDYGRHGSPETMRRVLGSNLRGSDCVFVIWEDKGRPVAFAGVRRPVAGVSRVGPVFAPEDVRGNGYGIAVAGAATAWALETGRAARVVLFTDETSPRPNSIYRKLGYRPVLRFSERRFQAP